The following proteins come from a genomic window of Nicotiana tomentosiformis chromosome 12, ASM39032v3, whole genome shotgun sequence:
- the LOC138902466 gene encoding uncharacterized protein, with translation MRDHIQGEDYELWDIVTDGSLATLRKNTKGVHVPKTRDDCNAEDLKKLENNVKAKKWLVCGLGPDVYNRIQGCSTANQIWDTLQAAYEVTTQMKRSRGTLLYSQYENFTMKDGETIREMYTRFTTLTNELKSLGRIIPEE, from the coding sequence ATGAGAGATCACATACAGGGAGAAGACTATGAGCTTTGGGACATTGTCACCGATGGTTCACTAGCTACTTTGAGGAAAAATACTAAAGGAGTAcatgtgccaaagacaagagaTGATTGCAATGCTGAGGATCTAAAGAAGTTGGAAAATAATGtcaaagccaagaaatggcttgtttgtggacttggtccagatgtGTACAATAGAATCCAAGGTTGTTCCACTGCTAATCAAATTTGGGACACACTGCAAGCGGCCTATGAAGTAACAACTCAGATGAAGAGATCAAGAGGAACTCTACTATACTCTCAGTATGAAAATTTTACTATGAAGGATGGAGAAACCATTCGggagatgtacacaaggttcactacattgacaaatgaattgaaatctcttggaaggattatcccTGAAGAATAA